The Vibrio cyclitrophicus sequence GGTGAAGAAACACGTTCAAACCCATGGCTAGCTGAACTTCAACAAGAGATGTTCGTTGAAGTGAACCCGAAAGACGCAAACGACATCGGCTTTAAAGACGGTGATGATGTTTGGGTTGAAGGTGCAGAGAAGGGCCGTATTAAGGTGAAAGCGATGGTAACACGTCGTGTGAAACCGGGTCTGGCATTCATTCCATTCCACTTCGGTGGTAAGTTCCAAGGCGAAGATTTGCGTTCTAAATACCCAGAAGGCACTGATCCTTACGTTATTGGTGAAGCTGCTAACACAGCAACCACATACGGTTACGACCCTGTCACGTTGATGCAGGAAACGAAAGTAACCCTTTGTAATATTCGTAAAGCGTAAGGAGTCTTAAAATGGCTAGAATGAAATTTCTTTGTGACACCAAGCGTTGTATCGAATGTAACGGTTGTGTCACTGCATGTAAGAATGAAAATGATGATGCTCTGGAATGGGGTATTCAACGTCGTCGCGTTGTCACACTGAACGATGGCGAACCGGGTGAAAACTCAATCTCAGTCGCATGTATGCACTGTACTGATGCCCCTTGTATGGCAGTTTGCCCAGCAGACTGTTTTGAACATACAGAAGACGGCATCGTACTTCACAATAAAGATCTATGTATCGGTTGTGGTTACTGCTTGTTTGCTTGTCCGTTTGGCGCACCGCAATTCCCTAAACAGGAAGCCTTTGGTGAGCGCGGTAAGATGGACAAATGTACCTTCTGTGCTGGCGGCCCTGAAACAGAACCAGGTTCTGTGGAAGAGCGTCAGAAGTACGGTGCGAACCGTATTGCTGAAGGCAAGCTACCAATGTGTGCTTCGCTTTGTTCAACAAAAGCGCTGCTTGCAGGTGATGCTGAACAAGTCTCTGACATCTTCCGCCAGCGTGTTGTAGAACGCGGAGCGAAAGGTGCTGGTTGGACAGACGGCAACGACCTTTCTTACGATGCGATGAAGAGCTAGTTAGGAGAGACATATGCTTATAATGTTTAAGCGTCTCTTCCTTGTTGTGCTGCCGATGTTGGCAGCACTAACAATGCTTTCTCCTATGAGTCATGCATCTGAGACGAACTCATCACAAACTCAATCGAGCTCTGCTCAACGAGAAATCACACAACTTGCTGGTGCCGATTTTTGGCGACAAGTAAGAAATGGTGAGGAAGGTTACACCACATCTCAATCGGCTGAGCACGGTGTGTTAATCAGTACTCCAGGTCAAACTTGGTACATATTGAAAGAGAAGTGGATGTCACCAGCCGGTGCTGTCGCTATCTTTGGCAGTATTGCTTTTGTGACTTTAATGTACGTTGTGATTGGCCCACTAATGCTAAGTGCACCAAGAACAGGCCGTAAGATCAAACGTTGGTCTCGACTTGATCGTGCATTGCATTGGAGCATGGCGTTTACCTTCTTAACACTGGCGTTCAGTGGTTTGATGTTGGTTTACGGTAAACACTTCTTGAAACCTTATATCCCAACGGATCTATGGGGCTTCATCGTTCTACTGGCTAAACAATACCATAACTACATCGGCCCGATTTTCTACGTGCTGTTGATGGCTGTTCTTATCAAGTGGTGGCGCAAGTCTATCTTCAAGATGGTCGATATCCAGTGGTTCATGAAGCTGGGTGGTATGGTCGGGAAACATAAAGGTTCTCATCCATCTGCAGAGTTTTCGAACGCGGGTGAAAAAGCGCTGTTCTGGCTATTGATTGTTATGGGTAGTGTGGCTGCGATCAGTGGCTTGGTTTTAGACTTCCCAATCTTCGGTCAAACGCGCCGAGATATGGAGCTTTCGAACTTAGTTCACATGCTTGCTGCTCTGATCCTTATCTGTGGTTTTGTGTTCCACATCTATATTGGCTTGTTCGGTATGGAAGGCGCACTAGAAGGTATGGTAACAGGCGAAGTCGATGAAACTTGGGCTAAAGAACACCATGACCTTTGGTACAAAGAAGTGATGGAACAAGAGAAAAACGGCGTTGAACAAAGCGCTAACGTAGCAACAGAGAAAACGGAAGGGGTGAATAAGAATGAACAAACCTCATAAGGGTATTTGGGTTGCTTACATCCTAAGCTGCTTTACACCATTTACTTGTCTTCTCTCTGGTGTGATTGCCATTATCTACGCGGGCTATCGTTTAGATAAAGGCGAAGACGGCGAAGTAGTGGATACCCATTACTACGGCTTGATTCGCTCGTTCTTCTTGAACCTGACGTTCTTTGTGGTGCTTATCGTCACGGTAGCGACCTCTAACGGCGTGTTAATCGGTGTGAACGATTACTGGTATCAAAACCATATTATCGATGACATCGCTTACTACATTCCATATATAGGCATGTTATTTGGTGGTGTGGCGATTGTGGTTTGGTTTATTCGTATGTATCAAGGCATGCAGCGTTTAAGTCAAAACCTACCGCAAAACCCGACAACAGGTCCAAACTTGTAGTCGAATATAGACTCACTAGATAGCGAATTATCTAGCACAATAGTCCTTTTGAAAGCCCAATGATTTCGGTCATTGGGCTTTTTGTTTCTAATCAATAACGAAATTGAATGAAGCATGGTATTGACCGCTTCAATATGGTGCAACTCCCTTAATTGGTGCAATTGTCGGTGTCAATTTTTCGATTTTCAAGATCCATAAAAGTGCGCGTAAATATTTAGGTTCTATTAATCAATAAGTTAAAATCAAAAACTGTTGCACGAAAATCACCCGTCACACTTGGAACGCATCTTGCGTTCACTGTTGAGTCTTTAATTAATTACAACATTGAATCGCACGATATCAGTGCAAATCAGATAAAGCGAAGGAGAATGCTTTAATGAGTGAAACGGTGACTCAAGTTCATAGTGCAGTACAAACCCTTACCCAAAGTTCAGATACTTTATTCCTATTACTCGGTGCCATCATGGTTTTCTTGATGCACGCTGGCTTTGCATTTCTAGAAGTCGGTACCGTTCGAAAGAAGAACCAAGTTAACGCGCTGGTTAAGATCCTGTCGGATTTTGGTGTCTCCGCCATTGCTTACTTCTTTATCGGTTACTGGGTTGCTTACGGTGCACACTTTTTTGCAGACGCAGAAACACTATCACAAGGCAATGGATATGAGCTGGTTAAGTTCTTCTTCCTAATGACATTCGCTGCGGCAATCCCAGCGATCGTTTCAGGCGGTATCGCAGAGCGTGCTCGTTTCTACCCAATTTTGATTGCGACACTGTTTACGGTTGGTTTCATCTACCCATTTTTCGAAGGCATCATTTGGAATGGTAATTTTGGCTTCCAAGATTGGTTAGAAGGCCAATTTGGCTATGGATTCCATGACTTCGCAGGCTCTGTTGTCGTTCACGGTGTTGGCGGTTGGATTGCATTGGTTGCGGTTTACTTCCTTGGTATGCGTAAAGGTCGCATCCGTGCGGGTAAACACACCAACTTCGCACCATCGAATATCCCATTCTTAGCTCTAGGTTCTTGGATCTTATGTGTGGGTTGGTTTGGCTTTAACGTGATGTCAGCTCAAGCGATCAATGGCATCAGCGGCCTAGTGGCGATGAACTCATTAATGGCAATGGTCGGCGGTATTCTAGCGGCACTTGTGGCAGGTAAAAATGACCCGGGCTTCATCCACAATGGTCCTTTGGCTGGTCTCGTCGCTATTTGTGCAGGTTCAGATTTAATGCACCCATTAGGCGCTTTGGTGACTGGCGGCGTGGCAGGCGCTTTGTTCGTTTACCTATTTACCTACATGCAAAACAAAACACAGATCGATGATGTACTCGGTGTTTGGCCTCTACACGGCGTGTGTGGTGCTTGGGGTGGCATTGCTGCAGGTATCTTCGGTTCGCAAACATTCTGGGGGCTAGGGGGCGTAAGCTTTGCTTCTCAAGTTGTCGGCACACTAGCGGGCATTGCTGTGGCATTAATTGGCGCAATGATTGTTTATGGTGTCTTGAGCAAACTAACAGGCCTACGTTTAAGTGAAGAAGAAGAATTCAACGGTGCGGATCTTTCAATCCATAAGATCTCGTCTATCAACGAAGACTAACGTCGTTCACTTTGATGGGTTTAAGCTCATCAAGTAGGCATCAGTAAAACAGAACTAAGCGGCTTCGGTCGCTTTTTTGTTTCTGTCAAAAGCAAAACAGAGAGTTTGAGTAACAACGGCAGCACCCATCAAGCGAGTTATGTCACAAATAGCCAATGAATTAAGTTGCCTAAGACTATAGTCTAATCCCTAAAACTATTGTTGGAATTTGAACAGTGCTAAGCTGTTAAAAAGTGACATATCTAAAAGGACGTTGTATGCATTTCCCATATCGAAATATCGTAATTCTTACTGGCGCTGGCATCTCTGCGGAGTCGGGGATTCAAACATTCCGAGCACAAGACGGATTATGGGAAAACCATAAAATCGAAGATGTCGCGACCCCAGAAGGGTTTGCTAAAGATCCCGACTTGGTTCAAGCATTCTATAACAAGCGTCGCCATGGCTTACAAGGTGAGAGCATTCAACCCAATTCGGCCCATACGGCGCTAGGCGAGCTTGAAGACAAACTTGATGGCAAAGTAACAATCATCACACAGAACATCGACAATCTGCACGAGAGAGGCGGTAGCAACAACATTATTCACATGCACGGTGAACTTTTGAAAGCACGTTGCAGTGAGTCGAATCAGGTTATCGACCATAAAGACAACATCGAGACAGGCGAGCTTTGTCACTGCTGTCAGATTCCCGCGCAAATGCGTCCACACATTGTTTGGTTTGGCGAAATGCCACTGAGAATGGGCGACATCTATTCAGCACTAGAAGAAGCCGATCTTTTTATCTCAATTGGTACATCAGGCGTGGTATATCCAGCTGCCGGGTTTGTACATGATGCAAAAATGCATGGTGCGCACACAATAGAGATCAATCTAGAACCAAGCGCGGTTGAAAGTGAGTTTGAAGAGAAACGTTACGGTAAGGCGAGTATCGAGGTACCTAAACTAGTCGGGGAATTGTTATGTTCAGAGAAAGGTTCTTTAACGGCCTAAGCCTTGTCTTTGATAAAGCACATCAGTTTCTGAATCTGAAAAAATAAAGCGGCTTACGCCGCTTTATTTACTTAACTGATTAACTAACAATAACTTAGTTGTTCACTTTAAGTTTTTGGAAGTACTCGTCATAAATAACGCTCGCTTCACCAACTTCGTCTTGCCAAACACCGTTATCCATCACTGATTGTGGTGGGAAAACGTTCTTGTCTTCAGCAAATTCTTTAGGAAGAAGAGGATAAGCGGTCTTCACTGGAGTCGGGTAACCGATCTCTAGAGCAATTTTCGCAGCGTTCTCTGGGCGAAGAAGGAAGTCGATCATCTTATGAGCCGCTTCAGTGTTCTTAGCACCTGCTGGAATTGCTAGGCTGTCCATCCAGAAGATAGCACCTTTTTCTGGCCAGATAATGTCAATCGTTGCGCCTTCTTGGCGTGCCATGTAAGCAGAGCCATTCCAAAGCATACCAAGAGACACTTCACCTGCTAGGTAAGGGTTCGCTGGGAAATCAGAGTTAAATACCAATACGTTTGGCATTAGCTTACGAAGTTCTTCGTAGGCTTCTTTGATTTCTTCAGGGTTAGTCGTGTTTGGAGAGTAGCCCAGTTTAGATAGAGCGATATGGAAAACCTCACGAGAGTCATCCATCATCATCAATTGACCTTCCCACTGCGTATCCCACAGATCGCCCCAGTTTTTAACTGAAGACTTGTCTAGCATATCTGAGTTGATACCAATACCCGTTGCGCCCCAGATGTATGGGATCGAGTAGTTGTTGTTTGGGTCAAATGGCTTATCTAAGTAATTTGGATCCAAATCAGCAAAGTGGCTTAGCTTAGTTTTATCAAGCTCTTGAAGCATGCCTTCTTTACGCATCTTAGAAACGAAGTAAGTAGAAGGAACCACTAAGTCGTAACCCGTACCTTGAGTTTTTAACTTAGCGTACATGCTTTCGTTAGACTCATAAGTTGAGTAATAGACTTTGATGCCAGTCTCTTCTGTGAAGTCTTCTAGTACTTCATTTGGAATATATTCAGACCAGTTGTAAAAATACAGTTCTTGGTCAGCTGCGAAAGAGGGTGTAGAAAGTAAAGTAGCAGCACACAATGCGCCGGTATACAGTGTTTTTTTCATTACTGTTCCGTTCATTTGTTTGATTTGGAGCTGGGTAGTGAACCCAAAGTAAAAGGATTTCTAAAAATCGCGCTATATTATAGCAGTGATAAAATAAAATAGGCAGCCTAAGCTGCCTATTCATTGATATTCTTATTTTTAACCTATTGATTCTCTACGTCGACTTGTTAAGTAAACCTGTTACTTAGTCAGCATTAGATAATAAGCTAAATTACTGACCTGCTTTAAGTTTCATGAAGTAATCTTCGTACTTCACTGTCTTATCGCCAACCGCAGCTTGCCACTCAACACGATCAAGGTCTTCTTGAGATGGGAATAGCGCAGGGCTGTCTTTGAACTTCTCGTTAGACGCTTTAACGGCTGTTAGGTAGCCTGTGTCGCGAGAGATTTGCTCTGCGATTTCTGGGCGAAGTAAGAAGTCGATCATCTTATGAGCCGCTTCTACGTTTACTGCGCCAGAACTGATGGCAAAGTTATCAACCCAACCGATGCCGCCTTCTTTAGGGAAAACCAATTTAATTGGTAGACCTTCGTTTTGCGCAGCAGCAGCAGAACCGTTCCACAACATACCAAGACCCACTTCACCAGACATGTAAGGCGAGCCTGGGTTGTCTGAGTTAAATACTAGAACGTTTGGCATTAGCTTTTGTAGCTCAGCGTAAGCTTCGTCGATCTCTTTCTCGTTTGTCGTGTTACCAGAGTAACCTAACTTACGTAGCGCGATGTGGAACACTTCACGAGTGTCGTCCATCATCATCAGTTGACCTTCAAGCTCTGGCTTCCATAAATCAGCCCAGCTTTGGAAATCTTCTGGATCGTACATGTCTGTGTTAACAGCAAGACCCGTGATCGCTACTACGTGTGGGATAGAGTAGTCGTTGCTTGGGTCGTACGGCTTATCTAAGTAGTTAGTATCTAGGTTCTTGAAATTGTTTAGCTTGGTTTTATCGATCTTTTGAAGCATGCCTTCGTCGCGCATTTTAGACACGAAGTAGGTCGAAGGAACCACAAGGTCGTAACCTTTATTGTGCGTTTTCAATTTTGCGTACAAAGTTTCGTTCGACTCGTAAGTCGAGTAAATAACCTTGATACCAGTTTCATCAGTGAACTGTTCTAGAATCTCACTGTTGATGTAAGGTCCCCAATTCATGAATACCAATTCTTTGTTATCTTTTGCAAATGATGGTGTAGATAACATTGAAAGCGCACATGCACTACCAGCTAATAGAGTAGCCCATTTTTTCATTGACGTTAGCTCCAAACTAAACGTTGCCCGAAGGCAGTAGATAGAAAAACAGAATGGCAATTTACCATTCTGTTTATGATTAACACTTTTTGAACTTGAAATATCTTAACTTCTTACCAAGCCTGTCTCTTTATAGAATAGGAGACTTACTTGATTTTTTCTCTCGCTAATAACTGAGAAATGATCACCAGTATTAACGACACCACTAACATCACTGTTGCTAGGGCGTTGACCTCAGGAGAGATACCCACTTTAACCATTGAGTAAATCTTCAGTGGTAAGATTTCATACGTTGGGCCGGTTACGAAAGAGCTGATGATCACATCATCCAAAGACAGAGTGAAGCTCAATAACCAACCCGCAGCAACCGCTGGCTTGGCAAGAGGTAGAATGATCTGCTTTAGAATCGTCCATTCACTTGCACCTAAGTCTTTTGCTGCTTCCAGCATCTTCACATCAAAGCCATTCAAGCGACTGTAAACCGTTACTACAACGAACGGTAGACAGAAGGTAATGTGAGCAGCAAGTAGGGTAAAGAACCCAAGTTGAACACCCATTACCAAGAATAGCGCAAGAAGCGAAATCGCCATTACGATATCTGGTGACATCATTACGATGAACAGCATGCCATTTACAATGCCTTTACCTTTAAATTGGTAACGGAATAGGGCCACTGCTGTAAGGCTGCCGACAATCGTTGCGGCTGTTGCTGAGAACACCGCTACGTTGATCGAGTGCCACGCAGCCTGCATTAGGCTGTCGTTGTTAATAAGCGCGTCATACCATTTAGTCGTGAAACCACCCCATTTCATACCAAACTTATTGGCATTAAATGAGTTCGCAATCAATACGATAATAGGTAGGTATAGAAAGGCGTATACCAGCGCCATAAAGCTGAACTTAACTGTGCGACCCATTAGTCTAGCTCCACTTTCTTGTTCAATAGCTTACCTGCTCGGTAGTAGGCATACAGCATCACAGCCATTGCCATGGTCAGTGCGATACTCGTCGCTGCGCCAAACGGCCAGTCTCGAGCGTTGAGCACCTGGCTCTTAATCACGTTACCAATCAATAGGTTTTTAGCTCCGCCTAATAGGTCAGAGATGTAGAACATACCTAACGCTGGCAGTAGTACCAACAGACAGCCGCCGATAATACCCGGCATTGTTAGTGGCAGTACGACTTTCAATAGCGTTTGCAGTTTGTTCGCACCTAAATCTTTAGCTGCTTCTAAGTACGTATCGTCCAGTTTTTCAATCGCTGAATACAGTGGCAGAATCATAAACGGAAGTAGGATGTACACTAAACCGATCATTACTGCGGTTTCTGAGTACATGATACGTAGCGGTTTATCAATGATATCTAGCGCTAACAAGCTTTTGTTTAAGACACCTTGAGTACCCAGTACAATTTTCAATCCGTATGTACGAATCAAAGAGTTAGTCCAAAATGGGACAATCACTAAGAACAACATGATTGGACGCCACTTCGCAGGCATTTTTGCCACAATGTAAGCGAACGGGTAACCAATAATTAAACAAAGTAGGGTTGCTACAATTGCCATATAGAAAGAGTGCATCAACACTTTAAAATACAGCGGGTCAGCCAAACGCACATAGTTATCGAGAGTGAAGGTCATCTCAATCAAGTTCGCTTCATCACGAGTTAAGAAGCTAGTACCTATGATCATGATGTTTGGAATCATCACGAACAGCACTAACCAACCTGTGATTAAAGCAACAATTGCGTTTTGTAAATTAAACTTCTTGCTCATCTTCTAATACCACTTCCCAGCTCTCAACCCAAGTTACTGCAACTTTTTGGCCCAGTGAGTGATCAACATCAGGGTCATCTTCGTTGAAGAATTCGCTAACCATGACACGCATACCAGATTCAAGTTCTACGACTGAATCTAACGTCATGCCTTTATAGGTTCGCTCGACAATGTGGCCAACAATACCGCGTTGCTCAGACTCTTTAATTTCTTCGATACGAAGATCTTCAGGGCGAAGCAATACTTGCAGTTTTTGACCCGGTGTTACGTCTTTATCGTGATAGATAATGGACCCTTCACCTTCGATTGTCGCAACAATGCGTTTTTCATCTTGACGAGATTTCGCTGTCGCTTCGAATACGTTAATTTCACCAATGAAGCGCGCCACAAATAAGTTCTTAGGCTCTTCGTAGATCTCTCTTGGTGTTCCATCTTGTTCAACCACGCCATCACGCATAACAATAATACGGTCAGACATAGACAGCGCTTCTTCTTGGTCATGCGTTACAAAAATGAACGTGATACCAAGTTGGCGTTGTAATTGTTTCAGCTCGATTTGCATCTGTTTACGTAGTTTGTAATCCAGCGCAGATAGAGATTCATCCAACAAAAGAACTTTAGGCTTATTAACGACAGCACGAGCGATTGCGATACGTTGCTGTTGGCCACCAGATAGCTGATGTGGCTTTCGTTGTGCCATTTGTTCTAGGCGCACCATTTTCAAAGCATCCATTACACGAGGTTCAATTTCGCTGCTTGGTACTTTCTGCATGCGTAAGCCAAATGCCACATTGTCGAAAACGGTCATATGCGGGAATAGGGCATAGCTTTGGAATACAGTGTTTACATGCCTTTGTTCAGCAGGAACTTGGGTTACGTTTTGTTCAGCCAATAGTATTTGACCACTATCTGCTGTTTCAAAACCCGCAATCATTCTTAGCACGGTTGTTTTACCACAACCTGATGGGCCTAAAATCGTGAGAAACTCACCATGATTTACGTTTAAATCCAGATTGCCGATGACTTCCTTACCATCGAAACTTTTACTGATGCCAGTTAGCTGTACTACTGGCTTTCCTACTGATTTTTTAGCGTTCAACGTCTGTTTTTCTCCACCTTGGTTCTATTTGAGACCTGTTGCTATACACCTTTAAGGCGCGCATCATAATCACCAAAAACGTGAATTCAAAGCATTTTTTACCTTTCGAAGATAAAAAATTTCGCAGGTAAAAGTAAACATCCTTTACCATACTGTTATTTACTGGGTTTACACCCTAACAAGTGTCTAATTATTAACCATTAAGACGCAAAAGCAAGCCTTGTTACAGATTCATATTTTAGTTTGTATCCGACATATGAGTATAATGAAGGTAATTTTTTATCAATAAGTTAGGTGGCTTCGCTTAATCGGCACACCTAGGTATCAATATGAACAACGACATCGAAAAAGATTTTAATTTGGGCGGTAGTATCAACCGTGCACTTTCTGGCGATTATGAGCTCAAAGCAACGGCTGTATTCCAAGAAGCTTGGAAACATACGATAAGTCACTTTCTTTCGTTTTCCCCTGCGATTATTGCTCTGATGTTCGTGCAACTGGCTATCTTTTATATCGCACTTAAACTACAGCTTGGTGATCCCGCAGTTATCTTAGATGCGGTTATCGACCCAGAGTCGTTTACACCACAAATCGTTGAATCCATTTTTATTGCGAACTTTAGTTATGAAGTGATCAGTGCGCCTATCTATGCCGGTATCTGTTTAATGGCAATGAGCCACGCCGCTGGCCTACAAACCAAAGTACGCCACATCGGTAAAGGTTTGCAGTTTACGGTTCCCGTTATTCTAGTGACTTTGTTCAGCCTAATGCTTCAAGGCATCGCAGGTATGATTCTGCCATTCTTGTCTATCTACTTCTCACTTGCGTTTAGCCATTCGATTCTGCTGATTTGTGACAAGAAAGTACCGCCAATGCAATCGCTGCTGCTTTCATTAAGAGCGGTAAACAAGAAGATCTTCGTAGTCGCGTCTATCTACCTAATGGTTATGTTGATGTTCATCGTGGCTGCGATGATGTACGGCATTGGCTTAATCTTCGTTCTTCCGTTCTTCTTCCATGTGAAAGGTATCCTTTACCGTGAAATGTTTGGCATTAAGTTGAAACTGATTGCCTCAGATCGTCCAATGAACGATGACGATAACAACGACAGTAATAACGACGACAATAACAAAAACCCACAGGTGTTCGATGCATAAAGACACACAAGCAAGCGCAAGCAAATCACTTGCGCTTAAAGTGACGGCGCTGGCTATTGTTGGCTCTATTTCACTGATTGGTCCTTATATCTACCAAGAAGAAGAGCGTCGACGTACAACGGAGCAGAGCTCCAATTCAGTTGATCAGTTTGGTAACTTGACGGTCTCTTCGAGCACACCGAACTTTG is a genomic window containing:
- the potA gene encoding spermidine/putrescine ABC transporter ATP-binding protein PotA encodes the protein MNAKKSVGKPVVQLTGISKSFDGKEVIGNLDLNVNHGEFLTILGPSGCGKTTVLRMIAGFETADSGQILLAEQNVTQVPAEQRHVNTVFQSYALFPHMTVFDNVAFGLRMQKVPSSEIEPRVMDALKMVRLEQMAQRKPHQLSGGQQQRIAIARAVVNKPKVLLLDESLSALDYKLRKQMQIELKQLQRQLGITFIFVTHDQEEALSMSDRIIVMRDGVVEQDGTPREIYEEPKNLFVARFIGEINVFEATAKSRQDEKRIVATIEGEGSIIYHDKDVTPGQKLQVLLRPEDLRIEEIKESEQRGIVGHIVERTYKGMTLDSVVELESGMRVMVSEFFNEDDPDVDHSLGQKVAVTWVESWEVVLEDEQEV
- a CDS encoding ammonium transporter → MSETVTQVHSAVQTLTQSSDTLFLLLGAIMVFLMHAGFAFLEVGTVRKKNQVNALVKILSDFGVSAIAYFFIGYWVAYGAHFFADAETLSQGNGYELVKFFFLMTFAAAIPAIVSGGIAERARFYPILIATLFTVGFIYPFFEGIIWNGNFGFQDWLEGQFGYGFHDFAGSVVVHGVGGWIALVAVYFLGMRKGRIRAGKHTNFAPSNIPFLALGSWILCVGWFGFNVMSAQAINGISGLVAMNSLMAMVGGILAALVAGKNDPGFIHNGPLAGLVAICAGSDLMHPLGALVTGGVAGALFVYLFTYMQNKTQIDDVLGVWPLHGVCGAWGGIAAGIFGSQTFWGLGGVSFASQVVGTLAGIAVALIGAMIVYGVLSKLTGLRLSEEEEFNGADLSIHKISSINED
- a CDS encoding extracellular solute-binding protein, producing MKKTLYTGALCAATLLSTPSFAADQELYFYNWSEYIPNEVLEDFTEETGIKVYYSTYESNESMYAKLKTQGTGYDLVVPSTYFVSKMRKEGMLQELDKTKLSHFADLDPNYLDKPFDPNNNYSIPYIWGATGIGINSDMLDKSSVKNWGDLWDTQWEGQLMMMDDSREVFHIALSKLGYSPNTTNPEEIKEAYEELRKLMPNVLVFNSDFPANPYLAGEVSLGMLWNGSAYMARQEGATIDIIWPEKGAIFWMDSLAIPAGAKNTEAAHKMIDFLLRPENAAKIALEIGYPTPVKTAYPLLPKEFAEDKNVFPPQSVMDNGVWQDEVGEASVIYDEYFQKLKVNN
- the potC gene encoding spermidine/putrescine ABC transporter permease PotC encodes the protein MGRTVKFSFMALVYAFLYLPIIVLIANSFNANKFGMKWGGFTTKWYDALINNDSLMQAAWHSINVAVFSATAATIVGSLTAVALFRYQFKGKGIVNGMLFIVMMSPDIVMAISLLALFLVMGVQLGFFTLLAAHITFCLPFVVVTVYSRLNGFDVKMLEAAKDLGASEWTILKQIILPLAKPAVAAGWLLSFTLSLDDVIISSFVTGPTYEILPLKIYSMVKVGISPEVNALATVMLVVSLILVIISQLLAREKIK
- a CDS encoding 4Fe-4S dicluster domain-containing protein encodes the protein MARMKFLCDTKRCIECNGCVTACKNENDDALEWGIQRRRVVTLNDGEPGENSISVACMHCTDAPCMAVCPADCFEHTEDGIVLHNKDLCIGCGYCLFACPFGAPQFPKQEAFGERGKMDKCTFCAGGPETEPGSVEERQKYGANRIAEGKLPMCASLCSTKALLAGDAEQVSDIFRQRVVERGAKGAGWTDGNDLSYDAMKS
- the cobB gene encoding NAD-dependent protein deacylase — translated: MHFPYRNIVILTGAGISAESGIQTFRAQDGLWENHKIEDVATPEGFAKDPDLVQAFYNKRRHGLQGESIQPNSAHTALGELEDKLDGKVTIITQNIDNLHERGGSNNIIHMHGELLKARCSESNQVIDHKDNIETGELCHCCQIPAQMRPHIVWFGEMPLRMGDIYSALEEADLFISIGTSGVVYPAAGFVHDAKMHGAHTIEINLEPSAVESEFEEKRYGKASIEVPKLVGELLCSEKGSLTA
- the potB gene encoding spermidine/putrescine ABC transporter permease PotB, which gives rise to MSKKFNLQNAIVALITGWLVLFVMIPNIMIIGTSFLTRDEANLIEMTFTLDNYVRLADPLYFKVLMHSFYMAIVATLLCLIIGYPFAYIVAKMPAKWRPIMLFLVIVPFWTNSLIRTYGLKIVLGTQGVLNKSLLALDIIDKPLRIMYSETAVMIGLVYILLPFMILPLYSAIEKLDDTYLEAAKDLGANKLQTLLKVVLPLTMPGIIGGCLLVLLPALGMFYISDLLGGAKNLLIGNVIKSQVLNARDWPFGAATSIALTMAMAVMLYAYYRAGKLLNKKVELD
- a CDS encoding extracellular solute-binding protein, with the protein product MKKWATLLAGSACALSMLSTPSFAKDNKELVFMNWGPYINSEILEQFTDETGIKVIYSTYESNETLYAKLKTHNKGYDLVVPSTYFVSKMRDEGMLQKIDKTKLNNFKNLDTNYLDKPYDPSNDYSIPHVVAITGLAVNTDMYDPEDFQSWADLWKPELEGQLMMMDDTREVFHIALRKLGYSGNTTNEKEIDEAYAELQKLMPNVLVFNSDNPGSPYMSGEVGLGMLWNGSAAAAQNEGLPIKLVFPKEGGIGWVDNFAISSGAVNVEAAHKMIDFLLRPEIAEQISRDTGYLTAVKASNEKFKDSPALFPSQEDLDRVEWQAAVGDKTVKYEDYFMKLKAGQ
- a CDS encoding formate dehydrogenase subunit gamma; this encodes MLIMFKRLFLVVLPMLAALTMLSPMSHASETNSSQTQSSSAQREITQLAGADFWRQVRNGEEGYTTSQSAEHGVLISTPGQTWYILKEKWMSPAGAVAIFGSIAFVTLMYVVIGPLMLSAPRTGRKIKRWSRLDRALHWSMAFTFLTLAFSGLMLVYGKHFLKPYIPTDLWGFIVLLAKQYHNYIGPIFYVLLMAVLIKWWRKSIFKMVDIQWFMKLGGMVGKHKGSHPSAEFSNAGEKALFWLLIVMGSVAAISGLVLDFPIFGQTRRDMELSNLVHMLAALILICGFVFHIYIGLFGMEGALEGMVTGEVDETWAKEHHDLWYKEVMEQEKNGVEQSANVATEKTEGVNKNEQTS